In one Staphylococcus lutrae genomic region, the following are encoded:
- a CDS encoding PTS sugar transporter subunit IIA, with the protein MEKLILVSHGTFCEGLKDSVEMILGPQEGLYTVALKPEMGPEDFEHAFDAWIDEGDEVTVFADLLGGTPANTVAKKIMNGEDLNLYVGMSLPMVISYINGKMIGEEPDYVQKAQEGVIHVNTMLTQDDDDDDE; encoded by the coding sequence GTGGAAAAGTTAATTCTTGTTAGTCATGGTACATTTTGTGAAGGATTAAAAGATAGTGTAGAAATGATTCTCGGGCCACAAGAAGGGCTTTATACTGTCGCATTAAAGCCTGAAATGGGGCCAGAAGATTTTGAGCATGCGTTTGATGCGTGGATAGATGAAGGGGATGAAGTCACTGTATTTGCTGACTTATTAGGAGGAACACCGGCGAATACAGTAGCTAAAAAAATCATGAATGGTGAAGATTTGAACCTGTACGTTGGTATGAGTTTACCCATGGTAATCAGCTATATTAATGGTAAAATGATTGGTGAAGAACCGGATTATGTGCAAAAAGCGCAAGAAGGTGTGATTCACGTCAACACGATGTTAACGCAAGACGATGACGACGATGATGAATAA
- a CDS encoding YceI family protein, whose amino-acid sequence MTTLKFDPVHSSLEFSVKHLMVSKIRGTFNNYSVDVAGDMNDLSSLQAVTTIEVDSIDTKNENRDNHLKSADFFNTEVYPNITFKTKNVTNNTITGELTIGGHTNEETFEFKSHGISKNPLSGSKVTGFSVSGVINREKYGINFNQVLETGGVMISQEVTFEFNGEFAIEG is encoded by the coding sequence ATGACAACACTTAAATTTGATCCAGTTCACAGTTCACTAGAATTTTCAGTTAAACACTTAATGGTTTCTAAAATTAGAGGAACTTTTAATAATTATTCAGTAGATGTGGCTGGTGATATGAATGACTTGAGCTCACTTCAAGCTGTAACTACTATTGAAGTAGATTCCATTGATACAAAAAATGAAAATCGTGATAATCACTTAAAATCTGCTGATTTCTTCAATACTGAAGTATATCCAAATATTACTTTTAAAACTAAAAACGTAACAAACAATACAATCACTGGTGAATTAACAATTGGTGGTCATACAAATGAAGAAACTTTCGAGTTTAAAAGCCATGGAATCAGCAAAAATCCCCTTTCTGGAAGTAAAGTAACGGGATTTTCAGTTTCAGGTGTCATCAATCGTGAGAAATATGGTATCAATTTCAATCAAGTTTTAGAAACTGGCGGTGTAATGATTAGTCAAGAAGTTACATTTGAATTCAATGGAGAATTTGCTATTGAAGGATAA
- a CDS encoding IclR family transcriptional regulator: MIKYMPIKTIIQAFEILDVLEEHEKLGVSGIARATNLPKSTVCRYLRTLRDLNIVIQDHNDMYALGYHLLKYQNQLKWKDVFVKHIQPFMHQLVICTGEAVNVGVLVEQKICILHTEYGQQYRLQTELTHTASLHSSSIGKLFLETFSNEKLKAYFEMAEARTMYTKTKFHDFKKELMMRRHPHIALSCEEYEYGLMCIATPIFDGTGQMRAALSISGPKSRLLDKGLEEIQTALLNEARNIMAFLNRIEYWSLKF; encoded by the coding sequence ATGATTAAATATATGCCCATAAAAACGATTATTCAAGCTTTTGAAATTCTAGATGTACTGGAGGAACATGAAAAATTAGGTGTTAGTGGGATAGCGCGTGCTACAAATTTACCGAAAAGTACAGTGTGTAGATATTTAAGAACATTGCGTGATTTAAATATAGTCATCCAAGATCACAATGATATGTATGCTTTAGGCTATCATCTGTTGAAGTATCAAAATCAATTAAAGTGGAAAGATGTATTTGTCAAGCATATTCAACCATTTATGCATCAACTTGTTATTTGTACGGGGGAAGCAGTTAATGTAGGTGTATTGGTAGAACAAAAAATTTGCATCTTACATACAGAATATGGTCAACAGTATCGATTGCAAACAGAGCTCACGCATACAGCTTCATTACACAGTTCAAGCATAGGTAAATTATTTTTAGAAACGTTTTCGAATGAGAAACTCAAGGCGTATTTTGAAATGGCAGAGGCGCGTACGATGTATACTAAAACGAAATTCCATGACTTTAAAAAAGAATTAATGATGCGTAGACATCCACATATTGCGTTGAGTTGTGAAGAATATGAGTATGGTTTGATGTGTATCGCTACGCCTATTTTTGATGGGACGGGTCAAATGCGTGCGGCTTTAAGCATTTCAGGACCTAAAAGTCGTTTATTAGATAAAGGATTAGAGGAGATACAAACAGCACTATTAAATGAAGCGAGAAATATTATGGCTTTTTTAAATCGGATAGAGTACTGGTCTTTAAAGTTTTGA
- a CDS encoding zinc-dependent alcohol dehydrogenase family protein, translating to MKALVYRGPGEKEWIEVDKPLLQKPTDVIVKITKTTICGTDLHILKGDVPAVTDGRILGHEGVGIVDEVGDAVTQFKKGDKVIISAITSCGSCYYCKKQLQAHCEDGGWILGHLIDGTQAEYVRIPHADNSLHRVPDAANDEALVMLSDILPTSFEVGTLSSNVNPGDTVAIVGAGPIGLAAVLTAQFYSPAEIIMIDLDDNRLQASLDLGATATINSTKENVLEKIKSLTEGRGVDVAMEAVGIPATFELCQDIISPGGRIANIGVHGTKVDLHLEELWIKNISITTGLVSAYSTPLLLKTVESGKVQPEKLITHRFKLDDMLEAYEVFSNAAQEGTLKVIISNE from the coding sequence ATGAAAGCACTCGTATATCGTGGTCCAGGTGAAAAAGAATGGATTGAAGTAGATAAGCCGTTATTACAAAAGCCAACTGATGTCATTGTTAAAATCACTAAAACAACTATTTGTGGAACAGATTTACACATTTTAAAGGGAGATGTCCCTGCCGTGACGGATGGACGTATTTTAGGTCACGAAGGTGTGGGCATTGTTGATGAAGTCGGCGATGCCGTCACACAATTTAAAAAAGGAGATAAAGTGATTATTTCAGCGATTACCTCTTGCGGTTCGTGTTACTACTGTAAAAAACAATTGCAAGCTCATTGCGAAGATGGTGGCTGGATTTTAGGACACTTAATCGATGGAACACAGGCAGAATATGTGCGCATTCCACACGCGGACAACAGCTTGCATCGTGTACCTGATGCTGCAAATGATGAAGCACTTGTAATGTTAAGTGATATTTTACCAACCAGTTTTGAAGTCGGAACACTCAGTTCGAACGTCAACCCTGGTGATACGGTCGCTATTGTCGGTGCAGGTCCCATCGGCTTGGCTGCAGTGCTTACGGCTCAATTTTACTCACCAGCAGAAATTATTATGATTGATTTAGATGACAATCGTTTACAAGCTTCTTTAGATTTAGGTGCTACTGCTACAATTAACAGTACGAAAGAAAATGTATTAGAAAAAATTAAATCTCTTACAGAAGGTCGTGGCGTAGATGTGGCAATGGAAGCAGTAGGAATCCCTGCGACATTTGAACTTTGTCAAGATATTATTAGTCCAGGTGGACGTATTGCTAACATTGGTGTGCACGGTACAAAAGTTGATTTACACCTTGAAGAATTATGGATTAAAAACATCTCGATTACGACAGGTCTCGTTAGTGCATATTCTACGCCATTGTTACTTAAAACCGTTGAGTCTGGTAAAGTTCAACCAGAAAAACTCATCACACATCGCTTTAAGTTAGACGATATGTTAGAAGCTTATGAAGTATTTAGTAATGCAGCACAAGAAGGGACATTGAAAGTTATTATTTCCAATGAGTAA
- a CDS encoding PTS system mannose/fructose/sorbose family transporter subunit IID, with translation MMNYKQGEEKMSQNPEKNVKLTGRPPQTPYQLTDKDFRQINLRSLLFFQLGWNYERMQGSGYLFTILPQLRKIYGDDSPELQEMMRTHAQFFNTSNFFNTIITGIDIAMEEKEQFAAKESVKGIKVGLMGPFAAVGDAIFGSLIPTIFGAIAANMAQDGNPFGALLWFVAMLVIIVFRWKQLKFAYKEGISLVTTMQHRLESLTNAATLLGVFMVGALVATMIRVQFAWQPKIGDLTVKIQDNANMILPRLLPLLIVFAVYWLLGRKNMNSTRAIFIVIIVSIILSALGVITKI, from the coding sequence ATGATGAATTATAAACAAGGGGAAGAAAAAATGTCTCAAAACCCTGAAAAAAATGTCAAATTAACAGGACGCCCCCCTCAAACGCCATATCAACTAACAGATAAAGATTTTAGACAAATCAATCTACGTAGTTTACTTTTCTTCCAATTAGGTTGGAACTATGAACGGATGCAAGGTTCAGGTTATTTGTTCACAATCCTTCCGCAATTGCGTAAAATATATGGTGACGATTCACCTGAACTTCAAGAAATGATGAGGACCCATGCGCAATTCTTTAATACGAGTAATTTCTTTAATACAATTATTACAGGTATTGATATTGCAATGGAAGAAAAAGAGCAGTTTGCAGCAAAAGAATCGGTCAAAGGGATCAAAGTAGGCTTGATGGGACCATTTGCCGCAGTGGGGGATGCGATTTTCGGTTCACTTATCCCTACGATATTCGGTGCGATTGCAGCCAATATGGCACAAGACGGCAACCCTTTTGGTGCCTTGCTATGGTTTGTTGCGATGTTGGTCATTATCGTGTTTAGATGGAAACAATTAAAGTTTGCTTATAAAGAAGGGATTTCGTTAGTAACGACAATGCAACATCGTCTTGAATCATTAACGAATGCAGCCACTTTACTCGGGGTTTTCATGGTTGGTGCGCTTGTTGCGACAATGATCCGCGTACAATTTGCGTGGCAACCTAAAATTGGTGACTTAACAGTTAAAATCCAAGATAATGCGAATATGATTTTGCCGAGATTGTTACCCTTGTTAATTGTGTTTGCAGTGTATTGGCTTTTAGGACGTAAAAATATGAATTCAACACGCGCAATTTTCATTGTAATTATTGTTTCTATTATATTGTCTGCACTAGGTGTAATCACAAAGATTTAA
- a CDS encoding SIS domain-containing protein yields the protein MLYETDTYREIKQQPKTLQKTFNIVQEKRADFEQFVRQIEQQHPDKKLKVMFTGAGSSAYVGDVVRMARHTSVMPRFEFESVPTTHFVTDPHLYIDAETVYLIVSFARSGNSPETKATVEFANTLSQNVYHLFITNNQEGFLGAYDSDDAHVFKIVLPEETNDQSLAMTSSFSSMLFASYLLFGGTVHPRFFDIMTTNFEWLEQQAKAVNQLDFSKVFYVATGLIGELTKEVSLKLNELTAGQTEIARETTLGFRHGPKAGLSKDAIFIMMRSNQPYHRQYEDDLIREVGEVTDRYKVYILDGQDDKGAHTVQLPNSEALSDMELALQYLIFGQLLAAQRADALGLNPDNPSPDGFINRVVKGVTIYPVKG from the coding sequence GTGTTATATGAGACAGATACTTATCGTGAAATAAAGCAACAACCAAAAACTTTACAAAAAACATTTAATATTGTTCAAGAAAAGCGAGCGGACTTTGAACAATTTGTTCGCCAAATTGAGCAACAGCACCCAGACAAAAAGTTGAAAGTGATGTTCACAGGGGCAGGTTCAAGTGCTTATGTTGGTGACGTCGTCCGCATGGCACGTCATACATCGGTCATGCCTCGTTTTGAGTTTGAATCCGTACCGACAACACATTTTGTGACAGATCCCCATCTGTATATCGATGCGGAAACGGTATATTTAATCGTATCGTTTGCACGCTCTGGCAATAGTCCAGAGACAAAAGCAACGGTAGAGTTTGCGAATACATTATCTCAAAATGTATATCACTTGTTTATTACGAACAATCAAGAAGGTTTTTTAGGTGCATATGATAGTGATGATGCCCACGTATTTAAAATTGTGTTACCTGAAGAGACGAATGATCAATCATTAGCGATGACATCGAGCTTTTCATCAATGTTATTCGCGAGTTACCTTCTTTTTGGTGGGACAGTCCATCCTCGTTTTTTTGACATAATGACAACGAATTTTGAATGGTTAGAACAACAAGCGAAAGCTGTGAATCAGCTTGATTTCTCAAAAGTCTTTTATGTGGCGACAGGGTTGATTGGTGAATTGACAAAAGAAGTCAGTTTGAAGCTTAACGAATTGACAGCTGGACAAACCGAAATTGCACGAGAAACGACGTTAGGTTTCAGACATGGACCAAAGGCGGGTTTAAGTAAAGATGCGATTTTCATTATGATGCGAAGTAATCAACCTTACCACCGTCAATATGAGGATGATTTAATTCGAGAGGTAGGGGAAGTGACAGATCGCTATAAAGTTTATATTTTAGATGGCCAAGATGATAAAGGTGCGCATACCGTCCAATTGCCAAACTCTGAAGCATTATCGGATATGGAGCTCGCTTTACAATATTTAATATTTGGTCAATTACTTGCTGCACAACGCGCTGATGCACTAGGTTTAAATCCGGATAATCCGAGCCCGGACGGTTTTATCAATCGTGTCGTTAAAGGGGTTACGATTTATCCTGTAAAAGGGTGA
- a CDS encoding PTS system mannose/fructose/N-acetylgalactosamine-transporter subunit IIB: MAIIGNRIDGRLIHGQVANLWATKLNIGRFMVIDDEVAQSDIDKQALKLATPAGIKLSVLPIEKAANNIKNGKYDSQRIMIIAKRPDRFVKLVEHGVAIDELNVGNMSQTDETRSVTNSINITDEDVADFKALAEKGVHIVSQMVPNDKAVDFMSLIKA; encoded by the coding sequence ATGGCAATTATTGGAAACAGAATTGACGGTAGATTGATTCACGGACAAGTCGCAAACTTATGGGCAACAAAGTTAAATATTGGTCGCTTTATGGTGATTGACGATGAAGTTGCACAAAGCGATATTGACAAACAAGCGTTAAAGCTTGCGACGCCTGCAGGGATTAAACTCAGTGTGTTACCGATTGAAAAAGCAGCAAACAATATTAAAAATGGTAAATATGATTCTCAGCGGATCATGATTATTGCGAAGCGCCCGGATCGTTTTGTGAAATTAGTTGAACACGGTGTCGCAATCGATGAGCTCAATGTGGGAAACATGTCACAAACCGATGAAACACGTTCGGTGACGAACTCCATCAATATTACGGATGAAGATGTGGCTGATTTCAAAGCATTAGCAGAAAAAGGTGTTCACATTGTTTCGCAAATGGTACCTAATGATAAAGCGGTTGATTTCATGTCATTAATTAAAGCATAA
- a CDS encoding PTS mannose/fructose/sorbose/N-acetylgalactosamine transporter subunit IIC, which yields MEILWWQIVLLTLYAGYQILDDLQFNIFGHPVFAGIISGLIMGDVTTGLIIGGGMQLTILGVGTFGGASRIDANSGTVLAVAFSVALGMNPQQALATLAVPVASLMIQTDILARFTNTFFAHRIDRKIEQMDYKGIERNFLYGAIPWALSRAIPVCLALSFGGGVVRNIVDYLNGDLKWLGDGLTVAGAVLPAVGFAILLRYLPLKKHYPYFILGFIITALMVTVFNGLSGLGTSVAGLDKNFAMSFSSLPMLAIAAIGFALAAMEYQRTSKTRAVSANSEERRVADADEEGEIEDDEL from the coding sequence ATGGAGATTTTATGGTGGCAAATCGTACTTTTGACACTGTACGCGGGTTATCAAATTTTGGATGATTTACAGTTTAACATTTTTGGTCATCCTGTTTTTGCAGGGATTATTTCAGGATTGATTATGGGTGATGTGACAACAGGTTTAATTATCGGTGGTGGGATGCAACTGACTATTTTAGGTGTTGGTACATTTGGTGGCGCATCTCGTATTGATGCAAACTCTGGAACGGTACTAGCGGTTGCATTCTCAGTAGCGTTAGGTATGAATCCACAACAAGCGTTAGCGACCTTAGCTGTACCAGTTGCAAGTTTAATGATTCAAACTGATATTTTGGCGCGTTTCACAAATACATTCTTTGCACATCGTATCGATAGAAAAATTGAACAAATGGATTACAAAGGGATTGAGCGTAACTTTCTGTATGGCGCGATTCCATGGGCATTATCACGTGCAATTCCAGTATGTTTAGCTCTTTCATTTGGAGGCGGTGTGGTTAGAAACATTGTTGATTATTTAAATGGAGATTTAAAATGGTTAGGTGACGGATTGACTGTGGCTGGGGCGGTTTTACCAGCAGTCGGATTTGCGATTTTATTACGTTATTTACCATTGAAAAAGCACTATCCTTACTTCATTTTAGGTTTTATTATTACTGCTTTAATGGTGACAGTGTTTAATGGTTTATCAGGTTTGGGGACGTCGGTAGCTGGCTTAGATAAAAATTTCGCGATGTCGTTCTCATCACTCCCTATGTTAGCGATTGCAGCGATTGGTTTTGCTTTAGCAGCAATGGAGTATCAACGGACATCAAAAACAAGAGCTGTATCGGCAAACAGTGAGGAAAGACGTGTGGCAGATGCGGATGAGGAAGGAGAGATTGAAGATGATGAATTATAA
- the nagA gene encoding N-acetylglucosamine-6-phosphate deacetylase: MAYAIINGVIYTEAAVISKGYLIIEDGKIKAIESGTYTGDLDVVDAKGRHILPGFIDIHIHGGYGEDAMDASYEGLKHLAERLLSEGTTTFLATTMTQSQEAIEKALRNIRTYHQQQDITQAAEIGGIHLEGPFISENKIGAQNPKFIQRPTVELLQHFQKTAGGLIKIVTIAPEVEGAREVIQTLKNEMIFSMGHTEVDFDQANVAVQDGVKHVTHLYNAGVGFHHRNPGMFGAAWTNAQLSTELIVDGVHSHPQSVAIAFQQKGSKKMYLITDAMRAKGMPEGDYELGGQVVIVRGKEAHLESGSLAGSILKMNEGLHNLMAFTGEHLETLWPVTSLNQAKALKIDECKGSIAVGKDADLVIVDDEIRVYQTVKMGYVHEINE; encoded by the coding sequence ATGGCATATGCAATAATCAATGGTGTCATTTACACAGAAGCAGCGGTGATTTCAAAAGGCTATCTCATTATCGAAGACGGTAAAATCAAAGCAATTGAATCGGGGACGTATACGGGTGATTTAGATGTGGTAGATGCAAAGGGTCGTCATATCTTGCCCGGTTTTATTGATATCCATATACATGGTGGATATGGTGAAGATGCCATGGATGCCTCGTATGAGGGGTTAAAACATTTAGCTGAACGCTTACTATCAGAGGGAACGACGACTTTTCTTGCAACGACGATGACACAGTCCCAAGAAGCGATTGAAAAGGCACTCCGTAATATCCGCACGTACCATCAACAACAAGATATCACTCAGGCGGCAGAAATAGGAGGGATTCACTTAGAAGGGCCTTTTATCTCTGAAAATAAAATTGGTGCACAAAATCCAAAGTTTATTCAGAGACCGACTGTTGAATTGTTACAACATTTTCAAAAAACAGCGGGTGGACTGATTAAAATTGTGACGATTGCGCCGGAAGTTGAAGGTGCCCGAGAAGTGATTCAAACGTTGAAAAATGAGATGATTTTTTCAATGGGTCATACAGAGGTTGACTTTGATCAGGCCAATGTTGCCGTCCAAGATGGTGTAAAGCATGTCACACATTTGTACAATGCTGGGGTCGGTTTTCACCATAGAAACCCGGGAATGTTTGGTGCAGCATGGACGAATGCACAATTGAGTACCGAGTTAATTGTTGATGGTGTCCATTCACACCCACAGTCTGTGGCAATCGCTTTTCAACAAAAAGGATCTAAAAAGATGTATTTGATTACTGATGCAATGCGTGCAAAAGGTATGCCGGAAGGAGATTACGAATTAGGTGGGCAAGTTGTTATTGTCAGAGGCAAGGAAGCGCATTTAGAATCTGGCTCTTTAGCGGGAAGTATTTTGAAAATGAATGAAGGTTTGCACAATTTGATGGCGTTCACAGGCGAACATTTGGAGACATTGTGGCCAGTGACCAGTTTGAACCAAGCGAAGGCATTGAAAATTGATGAGTGTAAAGGAAGTATTGCAGTTGGAAAGGATGCGGATCTTGTGATTGTGGATGATGAGATTCGTGTGTATCAAACGGTGAAGATGGGTTATGTTCATGAAATAAATGAATAG
- a CDS encoding 1-phosphofructokinase family hexose kinase, protein MIATHTFNPSVDITYQINPLVVGEVHRVQRKIENPGGKGINVTKVLHQLGATHCALGYIGGANGQWIEETLTAMGITSAFTRIEGQTRQSIALNDGQSQTEILEQGPTILADEQQTYFDTMIEQTAGAKVMTISGSSPQFEGHSKFDHMARILRATEQTYHIVDTHAGELKALLQAQLPIHCIKPNQSEFEMLVDETDLTIEDIARILQTHAMFEHCDVFLTLGGDGALVKWQQQLYRATIPHQDIVNPVGSGDSTVAGIAYGVEQALEPEALIRLALACGTSNALQEQTGCIDVDQVAELQKEMRVERYTW, encoded by the coding sequence ATGATAGCAACACATACATTTAATCCTTCTGTGGATATAACGTATCAAATCAATCCATTAGTGGTGGGCGAGGTCCATCGTGTTCAACGGAAAATTGAAAACCCTGGAGGTAAAGGAATCAATGTCACAAAAGTGCTCCATCAGTTAGGTGCAACGCATTGTGCATTGGGGTATATCGGGGGTGCCAATGGCCAATGGATTGAGGAGACATTAACAGCGATGGGCATTACTAGTGCGTTCACACGGATTGAAGGGCAAACGAGACAAAGTATCGCACTGAATGATGGACAGTCACAGACGGAGATTCTCGAACAAGGCCCTACGATTTTAGCGGATGAGCAGCAAACGTATTTTGACACGATGATCGAGCAAACTGCAGGCGCTAAGGTGATGACGATCAGCGGTAGTTCTCCACAATTTGAAGGTCACTCCAAATTCGACCACATGGCGCGTATTTTACGTGCAACGGAACAAACCTATCATATTGTGGACACACATGCAGGAGAGTTGAAAGCATTATTACAAGCACAGCTTCCGATTCATTGCATCAAACCGAATCAGTCAGAATTTGAAATGTTAGTCGATGAGACAGATTTGACGATTGAGGATATTGCCCGAATATTGCAGACGCATGCGATGTTTGAGCATTGCGATGTCTTTTTAACGCTAGGGGGAGATGGCGCACTCGTGAAATGGCAGCAACAACTTTATCGTGCGACGATTCCGCATCAAGACATTGTCAATCCAGTGGGGTCTGGGGATTCAACTGTTGCCGGAATTGCTTATGGTGTTGAACAAGCGCTAGAACCCGAAGCATTGATTCGTCTCGCTTTAGCGTGTGGCACTTCAAACGCATTGCAAGAGCAAACAGGGTGCATAGATGTGGATCAAGTAGCGGAATTACAAAAAGAAATGAGAGTGGAGAGATATACATGGTGA
- a CDS encoding tagatose 1,6-diphosphate aldolase — MVKDLSRLVDEQGIYAAIAVDQRGALRKLLGDEASEADMSLFKKMVAEVLTPQASSFLVDPEYGLAAAKANDAHSGLILSYEQTGYDTSRPGRLPRLIEDQSVRRLREVGADAVKFLLYYDVDEPDAINQKKQAMIERIGAECQAENIPFLLEILTYDDTIGDEKGAAFAKVRPHKVNEAMRVFSEPRFQVDTLKVEIPVNMNFVEGFGEETVMTQAEAAAAFKAQDASTDLPYIYLSGGVSAQLFMDSLQFAADHGAHFNGILCGRATWKGATEVFVKAGEKAATTWLETTGLAHLQALNEVNRKTATSIQS; from the coding sequence ATGGTGAAAGACTTAAGTCGTTTAGTAGATGAACAGGGGATTTATGCGGCGATAGCGGTAGATCAACGTGGTGCGTTAAGAAAATTACTCGGGGACGAGGCGAGTGAAGCGGATATGTCACTTTTCAAAAAGATGGTTGCTGAAGTCCTCACACCACAGGCATCGAGTTTCTTAGTCGATCCCGAATACGGTCTTGCGGCAGCAAAAGCAAACGATGCGCACTCAGGATTGATTTTATCTTATGAGCAGACGGGTTATGATACGTCTCGACCTGGGCGGTTACCACGATTGATTGAAGATCAAAGTGTCAGACGTTTACGTGAAGTGGGCGCGGATGCCGTCAAATTTTTACTTTACTACGATGTCGATGAGCCGGATGCCATCAATCAGAAAAAGCAAGCGATGATTGAACGAATCGGTGCGGAATGTCAGGCCGAAAACATCCCGTTTTTGCTTGAAATTTTGACTTATGATGACACGATTGGTGATGAAAAGGGCGCTGCATTTGCTAAAGTGCGTCCACATAAGGTAAATGAAGCCATGCGTGTCTTTAGTGAACCGCGTTTTCAAGTCGACACATTAAAGGTGGAAATCCCAGTCAACATGAACTTTGTAGAAGGATTCGGTGAAGAAACGGTGATGACGCAAGCCGAAGCAGCAGCAGCATTTAAAGCGCAAGATGCATCAACAGACTTACCTTATATCTATTTGAGTGGGGGTGTCTCTGCCCAACTCTTTATGGATTCGTTACAGTTTGCTGCGGATCATGGCGCACATTTTAACGGTATTTTATGTGGTCGTGCGACATGGAAAGGTGCAACAGAGGTCTTTGTAAAAGCAGGAGAGAAAGCAGCGACAACATGGTTGGAAACAACAGGTCTTGCACATTTACAAGCATTGAATGAAGTCAATAGAAAGACAGCTACATCAATTCAATCCTAA